In the genome of Limanda limanda chromosome 15, fLimLim1.1, whole genome shotgun sequence, one region contains:
- the pwwp2b gene encoding PWWP domain-containing protein 2B: MEAAAAEELRAGSRVPVTIDQIVNDTLVVTLTYRERSYTGILLDCGKKTGLFCLPDFTATLGDCPKSKPACEIPEVLSEEPVSNSPSETSQRPKDEDTLPESSAPPAPPTCPIPTPVPAGQTLYPPYFEGAPFPQPLWVRHTYSQWVPQPPPRPIKRKKRRTREPGRMTMSTIRLRPRQVLCEKCKNTLNSDEDSKDGMSNTKTSRKENSLHSEDDGDDKDIASKLSRKEDVVAAKDTKRRENGTTLDSKRLRKDKRVEADGEKFPGSDVIIPHSPVIKISYSTPQGKGEVIKIPSRVHGSVKPFCPKQLVQNGEGENGNAFSDPTKEQRHILDATRSGLTVSIPKLKLTRPFTTVGQDLPSPKICLRPPPRDGEESVVEYEAELVEGTRRRSPRVTGPCLPHSEDSGEGKNSLELWSGSSGEEAERGHSDLTLLINFRKRKADSSSLSVCSSDSLDESKSFSSDGTSPELCDLAPGEDLSVTSSSVPSREDCKTVPPLTVRLHTRSMTKCVTEEGHAVAVGDIVWGKIHGFPWWPARVLSISGTRKQETASCEAQWPQAKVSWFGSPTTSQLSVAKLSPFRQFFRSRFNRKKKGMYRRAIQEAAKAVGHMSPEITSLLSHCDT; encoded by the exons ATGGAGGCTGCGGCGGCCGAGGAGCTGCGGGCCGGCTCCCGGGTGCCTGTCACTATCGATCAAATAGTTAACGATACACTGGTGGTGACGCTGACCTACCGAGAGAGGAGCTACACGGGCATATTACTCGACTGCGGCAAAAA GACCGGGCTCTTCTGTCTACCGGATTTCACAGCAACACTCGGGGACTGCCCGAAATCCAAACCAGCTTGTGAAATCCCGGAAGTTCTGAGTGAGGAGCCGGTTTCCAATTCTCCCAGCGAGACTTCACAGAGACCAAAGGATGAGGACACTCTCCCCGAAAGCAGCGCGCCTCCTGCACCTCCTACCTGCCCCATCCCCACGCCAGTGCCAGCTGGACAGACTCTTTATCCTCCTTATTTTGAAGGAGCCCCCTTCCCTCAGCCATTGTGGGTGCGCCACACCTACAGCCAATGGGTACCCCAGCCCCCTCCTCGACCAatcaagagaaagaagaggcGAACGCGAGAGCCCGGCCGCATGACCATGAGCACTATCCGTTTGCGGCCGCGGCAGGTGCTGTGCGAAAAGTGCAAGAACACGCTGAATAGTGATGAAGACAGCAAAGATGGCATGAGCAACACTAAGACGTCTAGAAAAGAAAATTCACTACATAGTGAGGACGATGGTGATGACAAAGACATCGCCTCTAAGCTGTCAAGAAAGGAGGATGTAGTTGCGGCCAAGGACACTAAACGACGGGAAAATGGCACCACCCTGGACAGCAAGCGCCTTAGGAAGGACAAAAGGGTGGAAGCCGACGGGGAGAAGTTTCCCGGAAGTGACGTGATTATCCCCCACAGTCCTGTCATAAAGATCTCCTACAGCACTCCACAGGGCAAGGGGGAGGTCATCAAGATCCCCTCGCGTGTCCACGGCTCGGTCAAACCATTTTGCCCCAAACAGCTGGTGCAGAATGGCGAGGGTGAGAACGGCAACGCGTTTTCGGATCCCACCAAGGAACAACGGCACATTCTGGATGCCACTAGGTCTGGCCTCACGGTGTCCATTCCCAAACTCAAACTTACTAGACCTTTCACAACCGTGGGTCAGGACTTGCCCTCTCCAAAGATCTGCTTGAGACCCCCTccgagagatggagaggagagcgTGGTCGAGTATGAGGCCGAACTTGTAGAAGGCACTAGGAGACGAAGCCCTAGGGTCACGGGCCCCTGCCTCCCTCACTCTGAAGACTCGGGGGAAGGCAAGAACTCTCTGGAGTTGTGGTCGGGGAGTTCTGGAGAGGAGGCTGAGCGGGGCCACAGCGACCTTACCCTTCTCATTAATTTCCGTAAACGCAAAGCGGACTCTTCTAGCCTGTCGGTCTGCAGCAGCGACAGTCTAGATGAGTCCAAGTCCTTCAGCTCTGACGGCACCTCACCCGAGCTGTGCGACCTCGCCCCAGGTGAAGACCTCTCCGTGACCTCATCGTCGGTTCCGTCACGAGAGGACTGTAAGACTGTGCCACCGCTAACGGTGCGGCTGCACACACGCAGCATGACAAAGTGTGTAACAGAGGAGGGTCACGCTGTGGCGGTGGGAGACATTGTTTGGGGGAAGATCCACGGCTTCCCCTGGTGGCCGGCGCGCGTCCTCAGCATCAGCGGCACCCGCAAGCAGGAGACGGCCAGCTGCGAGGCGCAATGGCCCCAGGCGAAAGTGTCCTGGTTCGGTTCGCCCACGACCTCCCAGCTCTCCGTCGCCAAACTGTCGCCCTTCAGACAGTTCTTCAGGTCCCGCTTCAACCGAAAGAAGAAAGGAATGTACAGGAGAGCCATCCAGGAGGCAGCCAAGGCCGTGGGTCACATGAGCCCGGAGATTACGTCACTGCTTTCCCACTGCGACACGTAG
- the LOC133021061 gene encoding LOW QUALITY PROTEIN: leucine-rich repeat-containing protein 27-like (The sequence of the model RefSeq protein was modified relative to this genomic sequence to represent the inferred CDS: inserted 1 base in 1 codon), which translates to MSSPEEEEEEEEAQDLHLSSVCGNGVLRPQTPLPLPEDAEPQEQHEYCPTETLSLSRTKLRHVPDRMLRSSTLKYLYLEGNQICSIPDSLFASLPSLQWLDLRNNLIVRLPAEIGLHRYLKTLLLEGNPISELPPELGNVITLKGLNLRNCPITFPPQDIVHQGVQGILQYLRSIMAERRVSTRKAAPELPVVEKLQLSDLTGSSVEEQDEDELQKFEELKDKMILLDRAEWGSMAQGDRNPKSHLHPIIKGGDQAIKISVAASAGTXELGRAIKMKRFVSIYFFRKKATTKAGMIPGLLLFDTQIWKRPEERRQAAMKEMKEKQAILEHRRKSQEALQKWQTQARITQEKKMSDQMLQKNGRQKKQKGAEAGVEDRSAPQRQTSYMSITDCEERRSSRELGRQIRAHVEKIQERHKNPMGTASEHMAAAEQDLEELTKIQTRLLVERNRNRAKDLDKCFTIYTGGTLMSFLDK; encoded by the exons ATGTcttctccagaggaggaggaggaggaggaggaggctcaggACCTGCATCTCAGCTCTGTCTGTGGGAACGGTGTCCTCAGACCTCAGACCCCCCTCCCACTGCCTGAGGATGCTGagccacaggagcagcatgaaTATTGTCCCACAGAGACGCTGAGTCTGAGCAGGACAAAGCtgagacatgttcctgacagGATGTTGAGAAGTAGCACACTGAAG TATTTATATCTTGAAGGCAACCAGATATGCAGTATCCCAGATTCACTGTTCGCCAGCCTGCCCAGTCTGCAGTGGCTGGACCTCAGAAATAACCTAATTGTGAGGCTCCCTGCTGAGATTGGCTTACACAG GTATCTGAAAACATTGCTACTGGAAGGGAATCCTATCTCAGAACTTCCACCAGAGTTGG GAAATGTGATTACACTCAAAGGCCTGAACCTGAGGAACTGCCCGATCACTTTCCCCCCACAAGACATTGTGCACCAGGGGGTCCAGGGCATCCTTCAGTACCTGAGGAGCATCATGGCTGAGCGTCGAGTTAGCACGAGGAAGGCCGCTCCAG AGCTGCCAGTGGTGGAGAAGCTCCAGCTGTCAGACCTGACAGGGTCCAgtgtggaggagcaggacgagGACGAGCTGCAGAAGTTTGAGGAACTAAAAGATAAGATGATCCTGCTGGACAGAGCTGAGTGGGGTTCAATGGCACAGGGTGATAGAAACCCAAAGTCACATCTTCATCCTATTATCAAAGG aggagaccAAGCGATCAAAATCTCCGTCGCTGCCTCCGCTGGGA CGGAGCTCGGGAGAGCAATAAAAATGAAGCGTTttgtttcaatttattttttcagaaaaaAGGCAACAACCAAGGCCGGCATGATTCCCGGGCTCCTCCTGTTTGACACTCAGATCTGGAAGAGgccggaggagaggagacaggctGCAATGaaagagatgaaggagaaacaggCCATTCTGGAACACAGAAGAAA AAGCCAAGAGGCTCTTCAGAAGTGGCAAACACAAGCCAGGATCACACAAGAGAAGAAAATGTCAGACCAAATGCTGCAGAAGAATGGACGACAAAAGAAGCAGAAG GGAGCAGAAGCTGGTGTGGAGGACCGCAGTGctccacagagacagacatcCTACATGTCCATCACAGACTGTGAGGAGAGAAG ATCGTCCCGTGAGCTGGGGCGGCAGATCCGTGCCCATGTTGAGAAGATACAGGAGAGACACAAGAATCCCATGGGCACAGCCAGCGAGCacatggcagcagcagagcaagATCTGGAGGAG TTGACAAAGATACAGACTCGGCTTCTGGTGGAGAGGAACAGAAATCGGGCAAAAGATCTGGACAAATGTTTCACCATCTACACCGGAGGCACATTGATGAGTTTCCTTGATAAGTGA